The segment ATAGCCCGACGCACACATCTCGCAGACTCAATTTGCAATCGCCTCCACCGCCTGACGTGCCATCACGATATCGAAACTGGCACCCTCGGCTGCGCTTAATGCGCTACGGATGGTTGCCTGTGTCGACGCCGGTACCTGTTCACCCTGTCCCAGCATGTAGCGAAATACCCGCGCATAGTGCTCGCGCGGATGGACCTTCAATCGCAGTTCCACCCATCCTGTCCAATCGGCAGGCAGCTCCAGCGGCGCTTCCAATGAAAACTGACCGCCGGACGGAATTCGTGTATCGAATCGCTCCGTGGTTAGCTGCACATCGACGTGCCAGCCGATAACACCGCGTGTCAACTCGATGGGATCGTGATCGTGCGCCGCCACCAAATACAGAATGGCGGTCACCTTGGGCACCATGTAGGTCGGAAAATGGTGTCCCGCCCCCCTGTTAACGAGTGTCGCGCGCACGTATGCCACTCCAGAGCCCGATCGACGCACATCGAGGTCAACTTCCAAAGCCTGCCGTATCAGCGCTGGATCGTGAACGCCTCTCCAGAGATGGCGTCGTTCCGGCATATGACAGGATTGGCAGGTACGCCCCTCGCGCGCATGGGTGCTGGCACTCCACTGGGCATAAGTATCCTCGTGCAACTTGCCGTTCAAGCGCGGGCCGTCGTCGGGAAACTGGTGGCAGGTGGCACAAAACAGACTATCCCTGAAAGCCGTGGCGCTCTCGAATCCTCCGTGGGGTGTTTCAGCACTCTGAATCCTCTCCTCCCCGGGTGGGGGGCCGTAACGGCGATGCTTTCGCACATGACAGGCGGCACAGACCAGCCCCTGCTGCGCAAGATCCGCGGGCACATAGTCGGGGGGAGGTGCGGCCGGTGCGTTGGGCCAGTCCCGCGACCGAGCCACCAGGGCCTTCTGTTCGGCCAACGGAGCATGGCAACGCAGACAACGATTGGCTTCGGCGGGCGCCATCAGATCGAACTGCCACTGAATTCCCGGTCCCATGGTTTGATGATGCAGGCTGGAGGACCAGTCGCGATATTGATCCGTGTGGCACTGGCCGCAATCGCCGGGGGCCAGGGAAGCCTCCACGGGAGTGAATTCCGCCGGTGGATCACCCTGCGGCGCCAACGGATGCTGCCAGTGGGTATCCAGGAATTGTCGCACGCTGGACTGTGTGGTCCGCGATCGGGATGAATCGACCAGCAGCCAAACAGTCACGCCTACCACGACTGCCAACAATATGCCTGCCGCCAAGCGCTGCTCAATGCGCATGGATGCCTCCCCGAGCACTGGGCACCGACCAACCTGAAAAAACTTCATTGCGTGACATTGCCAGGCACCATCGGAAAATAGATCACCTCATTCTCACGTACAGCTATCGCAATGAACAGTCATGCCCATCGGTAAAAAAAAAGAGCACGGCCCGCATCGCTGCGGGCCGTGCCCTCTGTTACCGACAGCGCCTCAACCGCCGCAGGGATTGGGCGGTAGGCCGCCTCCGCCGCCACTCCCGCTACCCCCACTCGAACCGCGTTTATAGTTCTTGTCGGCGAGAATTATGGCCTGGGCGTTGGTTGCATAGGGATCGTCAATGGTGCGTGGCGCAATGTTGTTCGGATCCGCCGCCTGGATAAAGAACGAGCGATCAACCGTATCTGTACGCCATTGCGAATCGGCTGGCAGGATGGGCATACCATCCCAGGCAACGATATTCGACATGGAGTTCCACTCCGTCATGGCGCCGTCGTAGAAGCGGGTGGGCAGCCCCAGGATCACACCGGTCGCTACGCCGGTGACCATGGCGCGGAAGGTGGTTTCACAGTAGGTGATGACGGTGTCACCCGACTGATAGGCGTTACCGGAACCAAGCAGACCGATGGCATCTACGAACCCGTTGCCACCCCCATCGGTATCCCCATTCAGATAGTTCTGCAGATCCGCCTTGTCCTTGTAGCGATAACCCTCGGCCGCCACTAGCAGGTTGCTGTAATCAAGCAACAATGCGCCGTTGGGGTGACCAGCCCGCGAACCGTTGTTCTGGAAACCGGTGCCGCCGTACTGGGCAGCATTACGCGCATCCCAGATGAAAACCCCATCGTTGAGATTGTTTTGATCGATGGCTGTAGTCACCGCCATCACATCCTGCAGCGTGGCCTGCAGCGCAGTATTGTCCTGCGGCAACTGGCGTACCGAGGCGGTTCCCGTGCCGGGCGCGGTATCCGCTGTGGCCGCAAAATCCCCGCCCACCATACCGCCGCTGGTAACCTGCCAGGCATTCGAACCGTTGAGCAGCGCCAAATGGTCCTTGGCCACGCCCCAGTAACGGAGCATGTACCAGCAGCGACCCTGTTGCATGGCAAGTGGGTTACTCCCGCCACCCATGGCGCAGACGATCATGTCGCGCGTGGGATCGATGTTGTAAGTGGCCAGGAATGCATCCACGGTTGCGCCGTCCGGCACCATGCTCACCGTCGTGACCACGCCGTTGGAACGGGTCTGCACGAGCTCCGAGCTGGAGATCAGGTAGGTGTATACGTTCGGGTCACTGGAACTGATGTATTCATTGCCAGCTGCACCGGCGGCGAGCTGCAGGATCACCAGCTTCCCGGTAACACCTGCGGGACGCTCGGTAACCCAGTTGTCCTTCCAGCGCTTGAGCGTCGCACCCGTTATCAGGCCATTGAGATTGTTGTCATAATCGTCATCCGACACCTGCGCAATCTGTGCCGCGGTATTGATCTGTACTGCGACCGGATTGCCGCTGGCATCGGTAATGGCAAGCGCCAGCGTATCCTCGCTTCCCCCGCACCCGGCAAGACCGGCAGTCATCACCGCCGCCGTCAACAATCCCAACATCAAACGCAGCTGTCGGGTCGCCGCTATCCACCTGTTACTTGTTTGCATTGTTACTCTCCCCCTTCACCACAATCCACCATCGCCTAGATAGGCCCCTCGCAATTAGCACTACCTAAGGCATCATCAGCAATTCGCGTACCAGTACGCCCATGGGTCACTTTATTGCTTAAGCTACGGGCAGTTAGCTCCTCTTATCATCGATTGCACCGATCGCTGGACGATTGCAGGCTGTCACTGGAACCCGCGTTATCGCCATTCTGCAATATCACGGTCGGTGCGAGCGGTGGTTGGCCATAGCCGCCATCAGGGTTCCGGCTTGACTACAACGGGAATCATCCCGTGCGCAAGGCGATCCAGCACCGCGTCGAAACTATCGTCGATGGTCAATTCCTCCACCGGTGCGCCTTGTTCGCGCAGAACGATCGCGGTCCGGCCCAATCCGGTGCCCGCCCCCGGGGCAATGCCCTCGGGATACAAAAACAAAACACACCTGGAGCGGTTCATACGACGAACACCACATCGGCGTCCTGAATACTCGCGGCGAGCTGTACCGCATCCTCGGTTGGCTCCAGGTAACTGATGGGCACTTCGGCGAAATCCAGCGATTCGAGCTGAATCTGTACCTCGTGCGACTGATCAAGGGTGCCAAGTACAGCGACTTTCACCTCGTCGTCGAGCAGTGTCAGCCCGCTGGCCATGCGCAAGGCCTCCGTCTTGTTGTTCTGGGCGATCACCAGCACGCTTTTTGCAGCTTCCGACATGCAAATCTCCCGCAGATCGTTAAAACACCAGCACCCGTTCGCTCTTCTTTACCAGTTCGGCATTCTGATACTGGCCACCCACCACGATCCGATCCTCGAGCAGATCACTGGCGATACCGACATCGCCCAGTCGTTCCAAACTCAGTTCGCAGACCGCCACCCATGTGTCGGTGGATCGAATGAAATCGGCGAAGCTCGAAACGCCCAGCAGCTTCGCTCCTTTGTCTGTCAGAAAACAACGCACCTCCCAACCGCGCGCGGCGGCAGCGCGAAGCAGCCCTTCGGCCTGCCGTCCGTAGCGATCATCGGTAACGACTATCCCCAGCCTCACCGCATCATCCCTTGCGAATCTTCCAGGTGAAGGTGCCGCCGCTATCGTCGCGTTCGATCAAATCGTTGCCCTCGGATTCACACATGGAAATGATCGATTCGCCAGACGACGGATTGTCAAAAATCAGCGTAAGCACGTCGCCAGATTGCATCTTCTGCATCGCCTTCTTGGTGTACATTTGCGGGTGAGGACAGACATAGCTGCACACATCGAGTAGAAATTCCCCATCACTGACCCGTTCGAACTTCACCGCCATCTTTCATCTCCTGCTTGATCTGTAGGAAACCCGAAATTGATGCCCACCGACTTTGCTGGCCCCGCTATCGCGCTCCAAACAAATACGGAGTTTCCGCGGCACAGGGAGTGCCCACATTTACCAACAACCCTGAATCATCGGCATATAAAAAGTGAAAATCACACTTTTCGTTTTTCGTGACATGAACAAGCCTGGGACGGACTCATTCAGACCTTCCCTTAAAGGGCAAAATCATCCTGACGGCTTGCGCGCCAGTCGATCCACCAGCTGAACAGTTTCACCCCCAAATAACCCCCAAGCACCATGCCGACAAGAAAGACCCAGCCACTCAAATCACCGTTGGTGACGGTGGCGAAGAACGCACCGATGTTGCAGCCCATGCCGATACGCGCCCCGAGCCCCATTAAAAAACCGCCGGCGATTGCCAGTACCGCCGTCTCCATATTGGGCATCTTCCACTTGAATTCGCCCTTGATGTTCGCCAATACCGCGGCGCCCAGAATGATGCCGATCGACATGAAGCCGGGGGCGTTGATCAGCGGATTGGGGAGGCCGTTATCCAAACCGAAAAATACGTTGTCGGTCATGTTGATGCCCACGCGCTCCAGCACCCAGCCGCCCCATTGGGCTTCCTGTGTGGTGATGTACCAGTATCCGGGATCGAACACGGTGTCCTGAATGGATAGTCCTTTGCTAATCCCCATATTTGCCAGCAGTTCACCGAAATTGAACACCTGATAGTGATCACGCAACGCGCCCGTCACCCACATCTGCATCCCGGCAAAAACACCCAGACC is part of the Pseudomonadota bacterium genome and harbors:
- a CDS encoding sulfurtransferase TusA family protein, whose amino-acid sequence is MAVKFERVSDGEFLLDVCSYVCPHPQMYTKKAMQKMQSGDVLTLIFDNPSSGESIISMCESEGNDLIERDDSGGTFTWKIRKG
- a CDS encoding sulfurtransferase, with the translated sequence MLGLLTAAVMTAGLAGCGGSEDTLALAITDASGNPVAVQINTAAQIAQVSDDDYDNNLNGLITGATLKRWKDNWVTERPAGVTGKLVILQLAAGAAGNEYISSSDPNVYTYLISSSELVQTRSNGVVTTVSMVPDGATVDAFLATYNIDPTRDMIVCAMGGGSNPLAMQQGRCWYMLRYWGVAKDHLALLNGSNAWQVTSGGMVGGDFAATADTAPGTGTASVRQLPQDNTALQATLQDVMAVTTAIDQNNLNDGVFIWDARNAAQYGGTGFQNNGSRAGHPNGALLLDYSNLLVAAEGYRYKDKADLQNYLNGDTDGGGNGFVDAIGLLGSGNAYQSGDTVITYCETTFRAMVTGVATGVILGLPTRFYDGAMTEWNSMSNIVAWDGMPILPADSQWRTDTVDRSFFIQAADPNNIAPRTIDDPYATNAQAIILADKNYKRGSSGGSGSGGGGGLPPNPCGG